The Blastocatellia bacterium genome includes a window with the following:
- the rpmF gene encoding 50S ribosomal protein L32, whose amino-acid sequence MPNPKRRHSKSRRGRRRAHDALALPSLTTCPQCREPMAMHRACPKCGYYKGREVLPVKE is encoded by the coding sequence ATGCCGAATCCCAAACGCCGACATTCGAAATCGCGACGGGGACGTCGTCGGGCGCACGATGCGCTGGCGTTGCCGTCGTTGACAACCTGTCCGCAGTGTCGGGAGCCGATGGCCATGCATCGGGCCTGTCCCAAGTGCGGCTATTATAAAGGACGTGAGGTCCTTCCGGTGAAGGAGTAG
- a CDS encoding DUF177 domain-containing protein: MFVDLTQWTEEELRLEHHYLPDQFDMADDQLMVSEPPHVFFHLRRLGREIRVQGNVTAELMVSCDRCLTVFRLPVETSFDVFYAPIEVLTPEEEVELTERDLTFGFYRNDLIDLTGLVREQIRLALPFRLLCREDCRGLCPRCGADLNEGDCGCRSEEIDARWAALAELRKHLTDVGG, from the coding sequence ATGTTCGTTGATCTCACACAATGGACGGAAGAGGAACTGCGTCTGGAGCATCACTATCTGCCGGACCAGTTTGATATGGCTGACGACCAGCTCATGGTCAGTGAACCTCCTCATGTTTTCTTTCACCTCCGAAGGCTGGGGCGAGAGATTCGCGTTCAGGGGAATGTGACGGCCGAGCTAATGGTTTCCTGCGATCGCTGTCTGACCGTTTTCCGGTTGCCGGTGGAAACGAGTTTTGACGTCTTCTATGCTCCGATTGAGGTGTTGACCCCGGAGGAGGAAGTGGAGCTGACCGAGCGCGATCTCACGTTTGGCTTTTACCGGAACGACCTCATTGATCTCACGGGGCTCGTTCGCGAGCAGATTCGCCTGGCATTGCCTTTCCGTCTTCTGTGTCGTGAGGACTGCCGGGGATTATGTCCGCGCTGTGGAGCCGACTTGAACGAAGGTGACTGCGGCTGTCGCAGCGAGGAGATTGATGCGCGGTGGGCCGCTTTGGCCGAACTGAGGAAGCACCTGACCGATGTGGGAGGATGA
- a CDS encoding dihydroorotase: MKLVIRSGLIVDPSQSIESVGDLLITDGTVTDIAPRIEVPDALVLEAKGCIVAPGFIDLHTHLREPGGEDAETIETGTRAAAAGGFTSVCAMANTNPVNDNAAVTRFVLDRARSRGVVNVFPIGAVTQGLRGETLAEIGEMREAGIVAISDDGQPVMNGQIMRRAMEYAKQFGLPVIDHCEDKNISAAGVMNEGYWSTLLGLRGISWVAEAVHVARDILLAELTDAHIHIAHVSTAASVHLIRQAKRRGIRITCEVTPHHFTLTEEAVRTYNPNTKMNPPLRTPEDVAALLEGLADGTIDAIATDHAPHPIDEKMREFDLAPFGVVGLETAVSLALDRLVHSGRIGWRRLVELFSTTPASILNLNRGTLRPGAIADITILDPHRTVVVDAGKFQSKSRNTPFDGWRLTGAVKATLVAGRVVYPPDSLSLSPAT, translated from the coding sequence ATGAAACTGGTCATTCGCTCAGGACTGATAGTTGATCCCTCGCAATCCATTGAATCTGTCGGTGACCTCCTGATCACCGATGGGACGGTCACAGACATCGCTCCCCGCATTGAGGTTCCCGATGCGCTTGTGCTCGAGGCCAAGGGCTGCATCGTCGCCCCTGGTTTCATTGACCTGCACACTCATTTGCGGGAGCCCGGCGGCGAAGATGCCGAAACAATTGAGACGGGAACACGAGCTGCTGCCGCCGGAGGTTTCACCTCTGTCTGCGCCATGGCCAACACCAACCCAGTGAACGATAATGCCGCCGTCACCCGGTTTGTGCTGGACCGCGCCCGGAGCCGTGGCGTCGTTAACGTCTTCCCCATCGGAGCCGTCACTCAAGGTCTGCGCGGCGAAACTCTGGCGGAAATTGGAGAAATGCGCGAGGCGGGCATCGTCGCCATCAGCGATGATGGACAGCCGGTCATGAACGGTCAGATTATGCGCCGGGCCATGGAATACGCCAAGCAATTCGGTCTTCCCGTGATTGACCACTGCGAGGACAAGAACATCTCAGCCGCCGGAGTGATGAACGAGGGATACTGGTCAACCCTTCTCGGGTTGAGAGGAATAAGCTGGGTCGCCGAGGCCGTTCACGTCGCTCGGGACATCCTGCTGGCCGAACTGACCGACGCCCACATCCACATCGCCCACGTGAGTACCGCCGCCTCGGTTCACCTCATTCGACAGGCCAAGCGTCGGGGAATTCGCATCACCTGCGAGGTCACCCCTCACCACTTCACCCTCACCGAGGAAGCAGTTCGGACGTACAATCCCAATACGAAAATGAATCCCCCGCTGCGTACCCCAGAGGACGTGGCTGCCCTGCTCGAAGGATTGGCCGACGGGACCATAGATGCTATAGCGACCGATCATGCCCCTCACCCCATTGATGAGAAGATGAGGGAGTTCGATCTCGCCCCCTTTGGAGTGGTGGGGCTGGAAACGGCCGTCAGCCTGGCTCTGGATCGGCTCGTTCACTCAGGGCGCATCGGCTGGCGTCGCCTGGTGGAACTTTTCTCGACGACACCAGCATCAATTCTGAATCTCAACCGCGGAACCCTGAGGCCCGGAGCAATCGCTGATATCACGATCCTCGATCCCCATCGCACGGTGGTCGTTGATGCCGGGAAGTTCCAATCAAAAAGCCGGAATACACCGTTCGATGGCTGGCGTCTGACAGGAGCGGTCAAGGCCACGCTCGTGGCAGGGAGGGTGGTGTACCCCCCGGATAGCCTGTCTCTATCGCCGGCGACGTAA
- a CDS encoding RNA polymerase sigma factor, translating to MVAAVKNLTSDYDLARASALGGTEAFEQLYLSHYRRVYSLCLRLVGNATDAEDLTQEVFIHLYRKISSFRGESAFTTWLHRLTVNLVLMHLRKRRPTFEPMDSDQLRDYLEKQNPHTDMSLCVERIALERAIRQLPAGYRTILVLHDIEGYGHEEIARMLGITIGTTKSQLHKARLKVRRLLRRRR from the coding sequence ATGGTCGCCGCCGTGAAAAACCTGACATCTGATTATGATCTGGCTCGCGCCTCAGCGCTTGGAGGCACAGAGGCTTTCGAGCAATTGTATCTCTCGCATTACCGCCGGGTTTACTCTCTGTGTCTGCGTCTTGTCGGCAATGCCACCGATGCCGAAGATTTGACTCAGGAGGTGTTCATTCATCTTTACCGCAAGATTTCGAGCTTTCGCGGGGAATCGGCCTTCACCACTTGGCTTCATCGGCTGACGGTGAACCTTGTCCTGATGCATTTGAGAAAGCGCCGGCCGACCTTTGAGCCGATGGATAGCGATCAGCTCCGCGACTACCTTGAGAAACAAAACCCTCATACTGACATGTCGCTGTGTGTTGAGAGAATCGCTCTGGAACGCGCCATTCGGCAACTTCCCGCTGGTTATCGAACGATTCTCGTTCTCCACGACATTGAAGGGTATGGGCACGAAGAGATTGCGCGGATGCTGGGAATCACCATCGGGACAACCAAATCACAATTACACAAAGCGCGGCTCAAGGTCCGACGGCTCTTACGTCGCCGGCGATAG
- a CDS encoding tetratricopeptide repeat protein produces the protein MMKATKVKEIRQEKASTVLEELVLSGHFGEAERLSETLPAASVRVAALKAQVLIYKGQLEEAAEVLAPFENKLTEASLSDAAEFGLARAELAYWRGEYEEAERHAQVVYGIFSLNNDPVGLARSLYMLGRIKRRGGDFDRAKQYMLQALDYTSSLRGDQADFLIGLIFFNLGAINHILGDFREAEADFLRAIELLKRVEGGRYYGLALSSYGALLNSKGHYEQAAQMLQSAYNCFTVNACFDDLAHTTNNLAYSYIRMGQFDKATKLLDESLELRRRSKDIAGEAATLELIGRLRFEQGKLEDAEKALKQAIEVAELADNPSEKAVALITLGRVVMAKRLFDDSQQALEEALKLAIELKNKSLQAEAHTYLAELSVLRGNGMQALDHLKRAKNLINGYSDAYLLEQIDRIEKLVQAEKVRTEEGIFIIKGSFLPTWREAHESLGRFLLTEALKHAGENQTRAAELLGVTKAYITMLRKKYGV, from the coding sequence ATGATGAAGGCGACAAAAGTCAAAGAGATACGGCAGGAAAAAGCGTCCACCGTGTTGGAAGAGTTGGTCCTTTCGGGCCACTTTGGGGAAGCCGAAAGGCTGAGCGAAACTCTTCCGGCGGCATCTGTGCGGGTCGCTGCCCTGAAGGCGCAGGTTCTGATTTATAAGGGACAACTGGAGGAAGCGGCCGAGGTTTTGGCTCCCTTCGAGAACAAGCTCACGGAAGCCAGCCTCAGTGATGCAGCAGAATTTGGTCTGGCCAGAGCCGAGCTTGCCTATTGGCGTGGGGAATATGAGGAAGCGGAGAGGCACGCGCAGGTTGTCTATGGGATCTTCAGCCTCAATAATGATCCGGTGGGGTTGGCCCGCTCGCTCTATATGCTCGGCCGTATTAAACGGCGCGGGGGGGACTTTGATCGGGCTAAGCAATACATGCTCCAGGCCCTTGACTACACCTCGTCGCTACGCGGCGATCAAGCTGATTTCCTCATCGGATTAATCTTCTTCAATCTCGGAGCGATAAATCACATTCTCGGTGACTTCAGGGAGGCGGAGGCTGACTTCCTCAGGGCAATAGAGTTGCTCAAGAGGGTGGAAGGTGGTCGCTATTACGGCCTGGCGTTGAGCAGTTACGGAGCGCTCCTCAATAGTAAGGGCCACTATGAACAAGCCGCGCAAATGCTTCAAAGTGCCTACAACTGCTTCACGGTAAATGCTTGTTTTGATGACCTCGCGCACACGACTAACAATCTGGCCTATTCTTATATCAGAATGGGCCAGTTCGATAAAGCAACCAAACTGCTCGACGAAAGTCTTGAACTGCGCCGTCGTTCCAAAGACATTGCTGGAGAAGCTGCTACTCTGGAACTCATTGGCAGATTAAGATTCGAACAAGGGAAGCTTGAGGACGCAGAGAAGGCACTCAAGCAGGCCATTGAAGTAGCTGAACTGGCAGACAATCCGAGCGAGAAGGCGGTGGCCCTCATTACACTGGGGAGGGTGGTGATGGCGAAACGTCTTTTCGACGACAGTCAGCAAGCCCTTGAGGAAGCGCTTAAACTGGCCATTGAGCTCAAAAACAAATCGCTTCAGGCCGAAGCCCATACCTATTTAGCGGAGCTGAGCGTGCTCAGGGGCAACGGCATGCAAGCCCTTGATCATCTCAAGCGGGCGAAAAATTTGATCAACGGCTATAGCGATGCTTATCTACTTGAGCAGATTGACCGAATCGAAAAGCTTGTACAGGCAGAGAAGGTGAGAACAGAAGAAGGGATCTTCATCATCAAGGGGAGCTTCTTACCGACATGGCGAGAAGCTCACGAATCTCTCGGCAGGTTCTTGCTCACTGAGGCACTTAAACATGCCGGAGAGAACCAAACTCGCGCCGCCGAACTGCTCGGCGTCACTAAGGCCTATATCACTATGCTTCGAAAGAAGTATGGCGTGTGA